CTTTCTCTGCGGAGTTTGTGCTGAGTGTATCCCGTCTGGTACAGGTTCAGAAGCAGGGTTGAGAAGACACATTTCTACCAACGCTGTTGTGTAGTCTGGAGCTTAAGAGCTGGTTAATTCCTCCCCTTTTTAACCTGTAAACAGAAGGGATAATGCCCACCTTTCAAGAAGCCTTTGGAGTAGTTAGCTGAGGAGCAAAGCAGGAGTTAGAGTATTGCTAGTGTTGGTGTGCTATCATTGGTGTTTATCTACAGGTATAGTGCTACATTTGGAGAGGTAGATGGGTGCTGTCACTACTCTCAGCTTCCTATATGTTTTCTGAAGTAGGTTTGTTCCCTGGCCAGCTGCAAAGCAATAAAGGGCAGTGTTCACGTTGCAAGTACTACAGGGTAtacaagtgaaaaatactgATACAAAACTGAGTTCTACAAATTGAAAGCTAATGGAACAGCAGTTGAGGTTGTTGTGCCTCTAGGGTAGAGTGACCCTATTGGTAGAGAGGGAATTCAGCTGCTGTTGAACGGAATTTGGCTTTAAATCCTTTTAATGGCTCTCGAATAGTGCAGTTTGTTACAAACTGATTCAGATTGGTACTTAATCTCATTCTCTAAATGTACTTGATAATAATAACGTGCATCCGTGAAACATTTACTTGACCTTCAGGGTGTATTTGACATCTGGTTACTTTTTTGTTGCTATTGATGTTGCCAATTTATTAAAGTTTGACATCCAAActgaaatatgtatgtttttgtGTTATATTTCTAACAATTCCATCCAAAAATATGCAGAGATTTGAAGGTATTCTGACTGCAACTTATGAAGGTCATTCTACCAGAAAACTAGGAAAAATGTGTTGCCAGTTTGTTTGTAAGGTTTTGTGTTAGATGTAggcaaaattgcttttttttaataattaaaagaaagtaatttgtgtctaaattattttgtattactGAGCAATAAAACCACTGATACCTTCTGTTGAACTGTCGCCTGCAGTGTTACTAGTGTTTTAGCAGGGGGAAACCTGAAATGAGAGCATAGCTCTGTTTCAAATATGGTTCTGTTATACAGTCAAGGGAACTCTTTTTTTGAGCCTTGATAGTTTTTGAGAAAAATCTCAAAGTATTGTTCAATTGGATATCTTTTAATAGCTTAGGAAAGCTGTATGGTTTTGAAACATCTGTAAAATAATGTTGCAAACCAGATGATTGACACAGTGAGTTTGATGTAGTGTACGTGTGTCTGTCTGGAGCCTGATTCTGGTGCCAACGGTGATGCAGCTGTCTAATAGATTTCAACCAAATCCAAATGCATTTGATGGTGTGACACTTTTCATTCCTATCTGACTACTATAAGAGATTAATCAGAGGAGAGAGTTTAAATCTGCCATCTTCCTGATGTCAGGCATTTTAACTTGGTGATAATTGTTCAGATTATCTGATAATAATGAGTTACCATGTGATGCATTCTATCTTGCCACAGCTGAGATGTGTGTGCCCAATATGCATATTTCTTCATTGTATAATGATGTGACTAACAGCTTTTTACTTTATAGGAATATGTCACGGAGGTTTGCTGCTGGATCTAGGAAATATTCAGGAACTGTAAATGCTGAGAGTCTGTGTTGGACACCTGCTGTAAATTCAAAATCTAGTGTGTGCATTGAGAAGTAAGTATATCTTCAGCTTAAGAGAGGAAGTGTGCTTACAGGCTATAAACCATCTTAAAGTTATGAAGTTCATGCACTGGAcctttccatgtcagatgttCAGTGTTGAAAAGATTTGCTTTCCTGACCTTCTTTGTGATCCTGTGTTGACATTCTGATATTTTCTGGCATGGTTCTACTTCACATTCCTTTCCAGGTTCCCATGAAGTATGTAGGTCTTCCAAATTATATCAAGCTGCATTTTCCCAGTCATACAAAGCCTTCAGTAAGTCCTTTGCAAATCAGGGGGTGTGATgatccttaaaaataaaacaatattactGTTTTACCTAAAGAAAAGTCAGCTTTGAAGTAAAACTTTATGAGGGGAGTCAAAGTGGTTAAGTGGACTGAGAGGAAGGAAAGTAGCTGCTGCAGTTGTGCTCCAAAGTAAATGTTTCTCTCCTTACTCGAAACTAAAAGagcacttttaaaaacactCATTATTTTGTCTCTGAAAATCTTTCATGTTTCTACAAAAACACCTAAGAATATATTTCATAAAGGATTACTTCCTTTGTTTCATATATTTTGCAGCCTTCTGTGTTagtcttttttctgtttttcatttcataacCAGTTCAATCCCTTGAAACCTTGTGTTATTAGTCTGATATGAaaggtgaggggaaaaaagcttccttcaaaggaaaagtaatgTGGGTGTAGAAACTACCGTTGAGAATTCTAGATCAAacatattattttaaacaatttgtAGCTTTTCAAGAGATTATTTCTAAGTTTTCTCTGGAATAAATGCATTAGCTGTTTTGAATTGACATGGTTTGAATCCTTTCACTAAAATAACCATGCAAGTTTTGGCATGCTTGCTTCTCTTTTAGTACAAATAATTTTTGCACTGCGGAGTACAGgcattattatatttatatgctTGAAATCTACATATATATGGAATAACATCTTATAAATCAGCAGGTGTTTTGAGTgatacagctggaaaaaaaagacatggcCCTCAGCCTTGTGTTGTCTTTGGTGATTTTGATATTATCATACTACCGTGCTCTAAAAAGTAAGAGTATAAAATACTTTAGAAACATTATTTAATAAACTCTGTGCTGTTGGCTGATACGTTTGTAAGGGGTCAGGGTTTCTGTCTGTTAAAATGACAATTCGTTGTGTCTTATCTCCAGGCTGTGTTACACTTGTACTTAGGCTGCAAAAATTAGGTTGTTATGAACTGTTGTAGGCAAATATGATAGATAAAAGAGATAAATTAGAACCCAAACTCTGCAAATTAATTCTTGAGTTGAGGTTTGGTCTTGGGACTCAAGCTGGAGTTTTGAACCCTTTTTACTCCAGTTTAGTGTTAAAGTACTTtgctatttccatttctggaaCTTGCAGACAAATCTAacagtgtttgtttcttctgttttccagcatgcCATCAGAAATGCTGATTAAGGTATTTTCCTATTTGGATGCTATCTCCCTGCTGCAAGTTGCTTGTGTGAATAAGCGCTTCTATCAGCTGGCCAGTGATAAGTAAGGAAAGTCTGTTAATCTTACTTGTACATCAGTTGAGTTTACCCGAGTTATGAGTCTTTCTAATCTATTTTCACTGGTGCCAGAGCACTGATGAATGGTACCTACTGCCAATTCCTCTGATGAAAGTGTATTGCATAGCTCAGAGTACAACGTGTTGCATGCAATTTTAGCTGTGCATGCCCTCTTAACTTTAGTGGGAATTATCAGGCAAAACCTAAATacagtgctttgaaatgttattgctaagtgtttatttttttttttctgtaaaatttgcatttatttctgtttgcattcatGAGCACCTGCACTGGGTCATTAGCTCAGGCAGTCTTTAGTGGTGTGCAGACAGTAGCTTTACGGAATTAACTTTTTATAACTGTAGAAGTCCGACTTCTTTagctattttgtttgttttcagaggaTTTGATTTAGTGATTGACTGGTGGCTTTTGTCTGTTCCTTTGGCTCTTCACTTCATGTCTCCATTCCTTGGTACTGATGTTTTCAATATAACTGTTGAAGGCAGGGAAATGTTCCTGACCCCTCTTTCTGCCCCAAGCCCAGCatagaagggaaggaaaaccaCTGCATCACATGATGTTTTATTACTGGTAGAAGGTAATCGTATAACAGGAACTAAGAAGATAGAGCACCAGGAGATCTTTTAGCTTTTGCTCAGACTATTTTGCCACTGTGGTCAAATGATGAATGACAGTTCATGTCAGATTCTGGCACTTGAGTTAGTTTGAAGAGATTGACTTGGTTTATTGTGGTAGTGTCCAATAAGAGATCTCGAGGTGAATATCGTACTTAAGACCATGAAGCAAAAGCTATATGTAATCTGCAGTCAGAGGCAAATTCGTGCTTCCTTGTTAGATGCCTTTATGATTTGTGTACTCTGAGACTTTTTCTGCTAACATTGTAATCAGTGATAACTGAGATCTGCCTGTGTAAGATGGACTTTCTATTGTATTGCTGAAGTGATTTGATGACTAGTGCTCATAACTATTAATGTGAAATTTgtgtgctttttcctctgtattctgttctctttatttttttttttttcccccagtggaATCTGGCTGAAAATTTATTCCAGTCGTTTTCCAGCAAAACGGAGAATTTGGAAAAATGGGCTTCTACAGATGGAAACTGCTCctttgagctgtgctgctgtggaggAACGAAAGCCTGgatactggaagagagaatACATCTCAAAACAAATAGCTGCTGTCCAAGTTAGAGTAATGCAACTTGTTAAACCTGTCGATCCATATACAGGTCTTCCATGTAAAAACCAAAAAGCTATAAAGTAAGCAATGCCTTGTCACAAAAGGTGTTTActcaagaaaaatatacagaatattAATAGCTTTGGAAAGCtgaggaaatgggaaaatagAATGCACATCATGCTGTGAAGTTGCAACTATAACCTATAAATCATCTAAGTAAATAGCAATTAATTGAAATTTAGAAACACTATTGGAAGCATAGTTACTTTGAGaacctctgtttttttttgtttttgttttttttttttttaaacacattctcTCTCAATCCCCGAACAACAGAGTCTCTGGTTTGAGCTGGATAATTGTTGTaaaggacaaaaatgaaaaggaacatgTAATGGAGACAGCACACCTATCATTTAAGGACACGTCTGTTAGTATATTTTGGGATGGCACAAGTTGGCCATGCTTGGATGTTCTATCAACCCTAAAATTATTTGGAGTTCTATCACTGTTTCCTGACCAAAGCACAGCTCCAAGCAAGAATGGGTGAGTTTTAACATAggatttttgacatttttattgttgttactTGTTGATAACGAGACTGTAGGAGCTCTGTaaacttgtttctttcctaGAAAGCCTATCCGTATTATGTCTATAATCTTGTTTCTGCATTCTTGGTGTTCTTATCACAGTCCTCGTCGACGTTCCCTAATTGCTGAGTATTATCTTTCTCACCTGActgaaagcagtgcagcagtTGGGTCTGATAAGCTTGTCCAACTCTTCAGTTTGAATCCAGGACTTGTTGTAGGCCTGTGGAAggtaaagaaacattttgccTTTTAGTTTTATTGCatcattttggttttgggtttgttttttaaaaatatttctttatttatttatactttggATTTTAAAGATATCGTCTAAactaaaagcaggaaaatacagATATAAACAATTATTTGATGATTTACTGTATTCTAAAGAGTTGTCACAAGCTTACCTGTACTCTACAAGCAAAAAAGCCTCTAAGTTAAGTAATTGTTTCGTATCAATGTATTAGTTATTCTAAAAATCTTGTTTCTGAACTGAAcggttgtatttatttttgcagtctttGCTTGTCAAATTTTTAGACctcaaagacattttaaataGCAGAGTTTGAGGGTGACAGTGCTTCTCACCCCCTACACTCCCTACACAACCTGTTTCTTTCATTCAAATTGATATGCTCCCACAAGACAACTTGGAAGCTAATTGCTTCCTTTGGTCTCCATCACCTGGTAATTGTATCCCATCCTTAGCAATAGGAAGGCTGTAAATAGTGCCCTTGTGGGGATGCTCTGTGATATTCAGTGTCTAGTTGAAGTGTCTACATTAAGGGGTTAGTCTCTGTAAGCTGTATGTAGAGATAAGCATCTTTTAGAGAGCAGGGTTAAACTTCTAAAGCAGAGACCTGCTTGGAAGGAATCTGAGTCTTTGCAGTGGATAGATATACCCAGGTGTCTTCCTGAAGTGGCTTAAAGCAAGATTCTATGGAACTATGGCTCAAACATTGTTCTCTTGGGTTGAGTTCAGGAGTCGCAGCCATTCCTTGCTCCCTCTGCCATGGCACTGAGGTAGATTTAACTATTTAGCATTGGCAAGGAGCTTTGCTCAGGGAGGCTGTGAACAGTCACtcagaactgtttttattttctgctgggATCTCTTGGTATCTCAAATGCACACAATTACCAGAGGAACTGtttaaaaccacaaaaagaaTACTTGCTTCACCATTACTTAAAGGAGTCTGTTCCCTAGAAATCTTGGAACTGGCTGACCTGTGCTAGCCTGATACTGACTTTCTCAATCTTTGAAAAGCTCCAATAATTAGACAACAGTTTCCTATTCAGATGTTATTTAGTAGATTGGTGTCCCTGTATTGTTGTCCCTGTGGTTTTGCTGATGTGttaccttttcctttgcttggaAGAAGAATTTTAGCACCCGGAAAAGGTTTAGATCTAAGGTTCCACAAATTTGTTAACAACTGATTGTCACATTCTAGTATGTTCTTCTAAACAGCTGCTCTTGCTTGATATGTGGGCAGAGTGACCATAGACAGTTAGTTGTAGATGAATGTAATAGTCATAAATGCCTGACATAATATAAATGCATGGTTTTTAGGcatagatggcagcagaactgaaatggTTGATGCTAGCAGTCTTGACTAGCAGAAATAGGTTACGTGGGCTTTCTGGTAGTTGGAAGGAGGAAGATGGTGAGATGCTGTGACTATGAATCTCCCTCATAATATCTTTTTTGTAGTGTAAAATTAAAACTATAAACATGAGTATGGCTAAAAATTTGAGTTGTGTGGGGGGTGTCATTTTCTATTTGGTGACCCAGAGAGATGAAAACAATAGCTGACTGCTTTTCAGGACTATAACAGACTGCTGACAGTGATCACTTTTACCATTGATGTGAATGCAAGCGTAGGacttaaaaatgtgtttttcttaacaTACTGAGAGAATCTTTGtattctgtaattctaaaaataaatatatgccTTTGTCTCTGCTTAGTTCTCAACATGaacttctaatttttctttgaGCTGTACAGGCCTGTAGAAGGTATGTCTTACTGTTTTTCCAAGAGTTTGCAATCTAGTGAAGAGATCTAGggtttttgtttgaaattcatttttttctgttgaataGCTCTGTATTCCTCACTGATGTTTATCCTCTTTGCAAATAGTTTCTTATGCATGTAAAGCTTCATGCTTAGGTATTCGGTAGCTGAGAGTAAGGTCTGTTTAATTCTTCTTAGGTATCCTCTTTAAGGTGGTAAGTAGATGCTAGAGAGGTAATATTCACAAATTATTGGTGCTAAGTTTTGCCTTGGAATAGTTTCCTTGCTTTTCCCCATGAAACAGGAGTGCAGTGATCTTTTACATACATCCCGTACTCTTATGAAAAGAATAGCAGTTATGGAGGTATTTGTTCATGTGTTAAATGGTGCCATTATTACAATAATAGACATAGTAATAAGCAGCAGTATTTATCAATGAATTTTAATGCTCAGGAAGACCTTGTAAAGAGtatttccagatgaaaatgCAGCTACTTTAATTATCCTTCCCTACTATTGCAGGGAAGTaatgaaattgcttttgttaTGGCGAGTCTTCATTATCATCAGCTTCTTGAGAGAAGTGCTTTGGGTTCTGCCACAGTgtaagttttttcttcttttttttctccctcctttgtGGGTAATAAAGATAACCTTATGAGTAAAACTTTTGGTTTTACAATTAGAATTGGTTGCTGATAAGAGTTTGTATTTAGGCAGTAATTGACCATTCTTGTTCAATAGAAACAAGCTAGGGTAATTATgtatgaaaatgcagaagtatTTCTATACTCAGATGTTGCCATTGTTATGCTATTTAGGGGATAATTCAATCATACAAGTACTTGCTATTTTGAGGAAGTTAGAAATATTCTCTTCCTCCAAATATTGTCTTGCTTTTCACTGGCAGaaccttcatttccttctccctgaAGGAGACctgaaaaagaagacattttagGGAGtgggaaaattattttaagttgtGTAaggggggagaagaaaaatcctAGTAAATTGGTAAGgtatttttcagtgtgtttggaAAGCTGACTGAATTTCCTATcaagtgttattttttcctgtgtttaaaGTGTATAATATctataaatcacagaatcatagaattacacaggttggaaaagaccttgaagatcatcaagtccaactgcagcctaaccagtaccctaactctaaaaaccctacactaaatcatatccctgagcaccacatccaaacggctcttaaacacaaccagggatggcgattcaaccacctccctggggagcctattccagtacctaactacccattctgtaaagaagttctttctaatatccaacctaaatttgCCCTGGTGAAACTTggggccatttcccctcgtcctgtcacttgtcactagtgagaagagacctgccctactctcactgtaagaacctttcaggtactggagtAGGGTGATAagatctcccctcagcctccttttccccagactaaacagccccagcttcctttgCCTCTTCTCGTAGGGCTaattctccaagcccttcacgagCCTCATcgcccttctctggacctgctccagtacctccatgtctttcttgtgctgacgtgcccaaaactgaacacagtactcgaggtgaggcctcaccaatgctgagtacaggggcaggatgacttccctagtcaTCCCATGATTTGAAAAGGTGGGAACATTTTTAGCTATAGGAGGTTAttttagaaatttattttccccttttcccacCTGCTCAGCTTGCTGCTCAGATACAGTCATATATGCTAGTAGTAGTCTTACATGCCTGCTATAACTTggtatgactttttttttgtcactgaagGTAAGACTTAATATGATCTCACTGAACAGCAAAAGGGCACTATGTAGGATTTGCTCTGGAATTTGGGCACTACTGATGACTTGTGTGCAGCAGTTTAGTAGTCACAAACAAGTTTAATATCTGATATTCTAGAGAAGTCTATCTCACATTGGCTTTTAGATTTGTAATTAGGATGATGCATTTTTCATCTTATGTGAACAAGTCTGTACTTAGGAGTGTTACAGATGCCTCTTAAAGTTGactgttgcattttctttctgcctttggcTAGAGTGGACAGTTAATTAGTAAACTTACTAGAGAAATATGATGAACTGGAGAGGTTTGCCTTTCAAAAGgattaccaaaaaaaaaaaaaaaaaagaataaatatatatcttctaattttatttatttttttttctcgtCACTTCTCCAAAATTATCCTCTCAGTGTAGTCGATCTGTTGTATCACTTTGTGTTAAGTTATTCCCTGTTGCTAATctcagttccttttttttttttttttatactcaAAAGTCAGTACTCTCTTCCCCCTCATAAACCTGTGCTGGATGATATTGACCCAGAATATGGACTGCATGGCTACGACCTACATCTTGATATGCACAGCGGAAAGCATGCTTGCATGTGCGGAACGTTCAGGAATCTCTTCTGCAGAAAAGGTTGAATTCACAGAACAGTAATGTCTGTTTATAAAATAATCTCTACTGTTATGCTTTCCCTCTTATATTGAGTTTACCTCTGCTAAGGGAAGAAACTGACATTAATTTTTAGAGCAAACTATAATTTTTTGTTGcagtatttctttatatttgcATGGCGTTTCATTAAGTTTTATAAGCTTGCTCTATGTGAAGTCCGTCTGCTTTTATATTAGCATAACGTTGGGCCTGAGCTGTCCATTGATGGTCAGGATGCTTTCATTTGGCTCAGTGTGGTGGCACAGCTTTTTGCTCAGGTTGATGTTCTTGCCTGCTCTTGTATTGTGTGTGACAATGAGTTTCTTCTCAGACAATCTGGAGATATACTTCTGTAGAATTCTTCTCAAGCAAACTGTAGGCATATGGATGGGATGCATGTGTAAATGTGTTTATAAGATAGACTTTGGACTTGAAGATTTACAGCTTTTATGTAGGTCAGCAAGGTTGCCCATTCtgccattcttttctttctgtgtgtgtctgtgtgcattAAAAcctttccttgatttttttttttaaactgtattgtatttttcagttctttttttgtttaataggGTTCTTAATATAAAACCCAACTTAATAATTCACTAAGGTTTTGCAAAACCTCATGGATAACTTTTCTTTTGGCTTGGCTTTAGCACTGCCCTGCCTAAAGCTACGCAGCTGTTTGACAGCAGCAGGGAACAAGTGGCTCTCTAAGAATCCTCTTGGAGTGACCACTACATTCCTGAGTAAGCTTTACCAGCAAAGGtcttttctgctgccatctttcaTTCACAATATAAGTTAATATAGTGACAGAGGCcctttctgtttactttttcaTCCTGCACGCTATTCACTTACAGCAATGCCAGCAgattctgtggtttgtttttcttggagaCAGTTAATActaagtatttttatatatgcatGTTTGTCAGTATATACTGTAACTTGTTAAAACTAAATATTAACGGCTTAATATGTCCACTGAACTCTCCAATGACAAATGCATGAACAGTGAAACTGCAGAAGATATAAATACTTGCTTGTTTATTgcataaaattgtttttctacttttttcttttttttttaaataggagGTCCTGTCTAATCTTGTCTTTTCCCTAGCCTGCAAAGTGAATATATTGATTCAGAATGCAGAAGATAATTACTTAGTCAGGCTTGAAATCGTTTTCCATAAATCTTAAGGATAAAACACCATGAATTAATTATTacttcttattgtttttctaGTGAGAGTACCAACAAGCCTTCTGGTgattaataaaaatactgtgtttaaaGAAGACAGCAGAGGGCACTGTTACCAGGCTTGACAATTTTACAGTGTTGGAAGAACTCGAATTCATACCATGTGTAGCATGCAGTGTTGTAGTCCTTTGAATTTGAAACATTTGAAATGTacatgttttcatattttccccAAAAGATCCAAGcttgaaataaagaaacatgaGGAAGATTAAACGTCACTGAATTTCTATTCACACAGTAATAGAAACTCTTACTGAGATGTTGTTATGACAGGAGTCCTCTTTATAcctttagaagaaaataagttgtttttctgtgaattgGCCAAAGAATGTGGGtggttgtttttctgaatttttgtttgcttgtttgtgaggtaagtgctgtgttttattctCTACAGTGAAATTTTGAGGCTCATAGCTGTCCAGCTGCAGAAGATAAAGCACTGCATGGCACATCTTCTTTATTGGTATCACTTTTTTGCTACTTAGAAGTTATAAGAAGCTATAAAGAAAGGAGGTGAAGTTCTGATGCCATCTAGCTTTGATAGTTAGAGGATGTTTTATGATCACTAgtattttcttgtctgttttgaCTTTGTGTCCTTTAACTGTATGAAAAAGTCACTCCATTCTCTCTCAGAGGACATCAACCTGCCtgaagctgtggctgtgcaggcAAATAAGCTTATCCgtcatctgttttcttccatgtagTTGTGCAGtaattcattttggaaaatgctTGGTTTCCTCCTTagtttctgtttgaaaatgatGTAGTGAGGCAGTTTATGGCTCTCTGCTGTAACGCAGCTTCACAGTGATTTGTTGTGTTCCCTTTTGCTCTTTCTGGTTAAGGAGGTGTTTCAGAAAGTGTAGGTCAGTCCAAGACTATTTCATGGCTTGAGCTTTGTTTTTAGGTTCTGCTTAACAACAGTCATTTCTATTTGCATGGGGTAACTCTGAAGCATGAGGATTCCAACATAGTGAGAAgtcttgtgttttcttaaaatattctaCCCAATTCACATTTATGttaaaattattaatatgatcacagaatcagagaattgtaggggctggaagggacctctagagatcaccgagttcaacccccctgccaaagcaggttcccaagaccacgtcacacaggtaggcgtccaggtgggtcttgaatatctccagagaaggagactccaccacctccctgggcagcctgttccagtgctctgacaccctcactgtaaagaagttcttctgcacatttgtgtggaacttcctatgctgtactttcatcccattactccTAGTCCTATCCCCtagcactactgaaaagagatcagcctcaccactatggctcccacacctcaggtatttataaacctggatcaagtcccctctcagccttcttttctcaaggctaaacagacccagttccctaagtctctcctcatagggaagatgctccaggcccttcaccatctcagtggccctccgctggactctttccaagagatccctgtcttttttgtactggggaacccagaactggacacagtattccagatgatGTGCCAAAGGTGGCTTTTACAGCCTGAAgcacagaacagttttcagTTGTTATGCTAAAGTTTTACTTACTTTTTTCACACTGTGAAGCTGTAGACACTTCTGTGTTTCCAGGGAATGTCCATTTGTTATTCTGCAGAAtaactggtttttttttgttgttgttgttctaattgctttatttatctgcttttcattaGTATCCAATAATGTCATGTTCATTCTTGCTGCTTCGTGTTCAGCTCTCTGCAAAATTCAtagc
The window above is part of the Coturnix japonica isolate 7356 chromosome 2, Coturnix japonica 2.1, whole genome shotgun sequence genome. Proteins encoded here:
- the FBXO15 gene encoding F-box only protein 15 isoform X1; this encodes MAPPYPASGCGSPHPAPCQPAAMAAPRGSTPPRSGRKAAPAPAGLGPQCSFNPAAASPSGRAAGLRNMSRRFAAGSRKYSGTVNAESLCWTPAVNSKSSVCIENMPSEMLIKVFSYLDAISLLQVACVNKRFYQLASDNGIWLKIYSSRFPAKRRIWKNGLLQMETAPLSCAAVEERKPGYWKREYISKQIAAVQVRVMQLVKPVDPYTGLPCKNQKAIKVSGLSWIIVVKDKNEKEHVMETAHLSFKDTSVSIFWDGTSWPCLDVLSTLKLFGVLSLFPDQSTAPSKNGPRRRSLIAEYYLSHLTESSAAVGSDKLVQLFSLNPGLVVGLWKGSNEIAFVMASLHYHQLLERSALGSATVQYSLPPHKPVLDDIDPEYGLHGYDLHLDMHSGKHACMCGTFRNLFCRKGDIENGYLKLTVVSLKDNTKHIPLIGTVGLSWETTAFKGIVKDCCMLDVTVLDETQKPFWCFSAPVCMELSSKVSNLYDYMGHIYTADYVDSEGKVCAELVWLEETKEYFIVSLVLYISIEKVNNWYGTSY
- the FBXO15 gene encoding F-box only protein 15 isoform X3, translated to MSRRFAAGSRKYSGTVNAESLCWTPAVNSKSSVCIENMPSEMLIKVFSYLDAISLLQVACVNKRFYQLASDNGIWLKIYSSRFPAKRRIWKNGLLQMETAPLSCAAVEERKPGYWKREYISKQIAAVQVRVMQLVKPVDPYTGLPCKNQKAIKVSGLSWIIVVKDKNEKEHVMETAHLSFKDTSVSIFWDGTSWPCLDVLSTLKLFGVLSLFPDQSTAPSKNGPRRRSLIAEYYLSHLTESSAAVGSDKLVQLFSLNPGLVVGLWKGSNEIAFVMASLHYHQLLERSALGSATVQYSLPPHKPVLDDIDPEYGLHGYDLHLDMHSGKHACMCGTFRNLFCRKGDIENGYLKLTVVSLKDNTKHIPLIGTVGLSWETTAFKGIVKDCCMLDVTVLDETQKPFWCFSAPVCMELSSKVSNLYDYMGHIYTADYVDSEGKVCAELVWLEETKEYFIVSLVLYISIEKVNNWYGTSY
- the FBXO15 gene encoding F-box only protein 15 isoform X2 — encoded protein: MNMSRRFAAGSRKYSGTVNAESLCWTPAVNSKSSVCIENMPSEMLIKVFSYLDAISLLQVACVNKRFYQLASDNGIWLKIYSSRFPAKRRIWKNGLLQMETAPLSCAAVEERKPGYWKREYISKQIAAVQVRVMQLVKPVDPYTGLPCKNQKAIKVSGLSWIIVVKDKNEKEHVMETAHLSFKDTSVSIFWDGTSWPCLDVLSTLKLFGVLSLFPDQSTAPSKNGPRRRSLIAEYYLSHLTESSAAVGSDKLVQLFSLNPGLVVGLWKGSNEIAFVMASLHYHQLLERSALGSATVQYSLPPHKPVLDDIDPEYGLHGYDLHLDMHSGKHACMCGTFRNLFCRKGDIENGYLKLTVVSLKDNTKHIPLIGTVGLSWETTAFKGIVKDCCMLDVTVLDETQKPFWCFSAPVCMELSSKVSNLYDYMGHIYTADYVDSEGKVCAELVWLEETKEYFIVSLVLYISIEKVNNWYGTSY
- the FBXO15 gene encoding F-box only protein 15 isoform X4, giving the protein MAPPYPASGCGSPHPAPCQPAAMAAPRGSTPPRSGRKAAPAPAGLGPQCSFNPAAASPSGRAAGLRNMSRRFAAGSRKYSGTVNAESLCWTPAVNSKSSVCIENMPSEMLIKVFSYLDAISLLQVACVNKRFYQLASDNGIWLKIYSSRFPAKRRIWKNGLLQMETAPLSCAAVEERKPGYWKREYISKQIAAVQVRVMQLVKPVDPYTGLPCKNQKAIKVSGLSWIIVVKDKNEKEHVMETAHLSFKDTSVSIFWDGTSWPCLDVLSTLKLFGVLSLFPDQSTAPSKNGPRRRSLIAEYYLSHLTESSAAVGSDKLVQLFSLNPGLVVGLWKGSNEIAFVMASLHYHQLLERSALGSATVQYSLPPHKPVLDDIDPEYGLHGYDLHLDMHSGKHACMCGTFRNLFCRKVRVPTSLLVINKNTVFKEDSRGHCYQA